The following proteins are co-located in the Malus sylvestris chromosome 13, drMalSylv7.2, whole genome shotgun sequence genome:
- the LOC126595011 gene encoding probable WRKY transcription factor 57 isoform X2, which translates to MTASPASTPSPPPPTRPIWRELLVVVLLFWITTAAVAAPPLGAPTRPLLSDPLRPIRQCQRAPARIRLRGLQAPVANHRPRYRKIFCRSKVKMKGPKRIRQPRFAFMTKSEVDNLEDGYRWRKYGQKAVKNSPFPRSYYRCTNTKCTVKKRVERSSQDPTTVITTYEGQHCHHTVAFPRGGVMGHESGFTGHQLSQLPPASQFMYYPTIRPREITSPINLTPTSSHQVVVPRHDDDQAAGGSSHSTDRQPTPPLPTDEGLLGDVVPPGMRN; encoded by the exons ATGACGGCTTCCCCTGCCTCGACCCCATCGCCGCCGCCGCCGACACGTCCGATTTGGCGGGAACTACTAGTAGTGGTCCTCTTGTTTTGGATAACAACAGCAGCAGTAGCAGCGCCGCCTTTGGGAGCCCCGACCCGGCCCCTGTTGTCGGATCCGCTTCGACCAATCCGTCAGTGTCAACGAGCTCCAGCGAGGATCCGCCTGAGAGGTCTACAGGCTCCGGTGGCAAACCACCGTCCGAGATACC GTAAAATATTTTGTAGGAGTAAGGTTAAAATGAAGGGGCCGAAGAGAATCCGGCAGCCACGATTCGCATTCATGACAAAGAGTGAAGTTGATAATCTTGAGGATGGCTACCGTTGGCGGAAATATGGTCAGAAGGCTGTTAAAAATAGCCCCTTTCCAAG GAGCTATTATCGCTGCACAAATACCAAATGCACAGTGAAGAAAAGAGTTGAGCGTTCCTCTCAAGATCCCACAACTGTAATTACCACATATGAAGGCCAACACTGTCATCATACAGTTGCATTCCCTCGTGGGGGAGTCATGGGTCATGAATCTGGCTTTACAGGCCACCAGTTGTCTCAGCTGCCTCCAGCCTCACAGTTCATGTATTATCCAACAATTCGACCGAGAGAGATAACTAGTCCTATTAATTTGACCCCAACCTCGTCGCACCAAGTAGTAGTCCCACGTCATGACGATGATCAAGCTGCAGGAGGATCATCCCACTCCACTGACCGTCAGCCAACCCCACCTCTTCCTACAGACGAAGGGCTTCTTGGAGACGTTGTACCTCCTGGGATGCGAAATTGA
- the LOC126595011 gene encoding probable WRKY transcription factor 57 isoform X1, with the protein MDDNNQKRDPLTTTEFTTHTWTPDSDSAYFFNTHDRDNNILSDFGWIFNPEASKPDDGFPCLDPIAAAADTSDLAGTTSSGPLVLDNNSSSSSAAFGSPDPAPVVGSASTNPSVSTSSSEDPPERSTGSGGKPPSEIPSKVKMKGPKRIRQPRFAFMTKSEVDNLEDGYRWRKYGQKAVKNSPFPRSYYRCTNTKCTVKKRVERSSQDPTTVITTYEGQHCHHTVAFPRGGVMGHESGFTGHQLSQLPPASQFMYYPTIRPREITSPINLTPTSSHQVVVPRHDDDQAAGGSSHSTDRQPTPPLPTDEGLLGDVVPPGMRN; encoded by the exons ATGGACGACAACAACCAAAAACGCGATCCACTAACCACGACCGAGTTCACGACTCACACCTGGACTCCCGACTCGGACAGCGCCTACTTCTTCAATACCCACGACAGAGACAACAACATACTCAGCGACTTCGGCTGGATTTTCAACCCGGAAGCCTCCAAACCCGATGACGGCTTCCCCTGCCTCGACCCCATCGCCGCCGCCGCCGACACGTCCGATTTGGCGGGAACTACTAGTAGTGGTCCTCTTGTTTTGGATAACAACAGCAGCAGTAGCAGCGCCGCCTTTGGGAGCCCCGACCCGGCCCCTGTTGTCGGATCCGCTTCGACCAATCCGTCAGTGTCAACGAGCTCCAGCGAGGATCCGCCTGAGAGGTCTACAGGCTCCGGTGGCAAACCACCGTCCGAGATACC GAGTAAGGTTAAAATGAAGGGGCCGAAGAGAATCCGGCAGCCACGATTCGCATTCATGACAAAGAGTGAAGTTGATAATCTTGAGGATGGCTACCGTTGGCGGAAATATGGTCAGAAGGCTGTTAAAAATAGCCCCTTTCCAAG GAGCTATTATCGCTGCACAAATACCAAATGCACAGTGAAGAAAAGAGTTGAGCGTTCCTCTCAAGATCCCACAACTGTAATTACCACATATGAAGGCCAACACTGTCATCATACAGTTGCATTCCCTCGTGGGGGAGTCATGGGTCATGAATCTGGCTTTACAGGCCACCAGTTGTCTCAGCTGCCTCCAGCCTCACAGTTCATGTATTATCCAACAATTCGACCGAGAGAGATAACTAGTCCTATTAATTTGACCCCAACCTCGTCGCACCAAGTAGTAGTCCCACGTCATGACGATGATCAAGCTGCAGGAGGATCATCCCACTCCACTGACCGTCAGCCAACCCCACCTCTTCCTACAGACGAAGGGCTTCTTGGAGACGTTGTACCTCCTGGGATGCGAAATTGA